TCCAGTGGATGGCGTGATGCTCGGTCTGCCAGGCATTCTGAGCCGTGACCGCCAGCATGTGGTCTCCCTGCCGTTTATTCAGGCGCTGGATGACACGCCGGTGGCCGCGCATCTGAGTGAAATCACCGGCGTACCGGTGGCGATGGATAAAGATGTCAACCATCTGATGTTATGGGATTTAATGCAGCTGGAGACGTTGCCGGACAATGCGGTGGGGCTTTATCTCGGTACCGGCATGGGCAACAGCCTGTGGCTTAATGGCCAGTTCTACCACGGGGAGCAGGGGGGCGCGGGGGAGATTGGTCATATTCCCTGGGCGGATAGCGATCTGCCGTGCCCTTGTGGCAACCACGGTTGCGCGGAAACCCTGACCTCGGGACACTGGCTGAGTCAGTGGGCCCGCCAGCACTACCCGCAAACCGCAATGGCGCAGCTGTTCACTCAACACGCTGAACACCCCGATTTGCAGCAGTTTGTCAGCCGACTGGCAAAGATCATCGCCAGTGAGATGAACATCCTCGATCCGCAATACCTGATTCTCGGTGGTGGCGTACTCGGGATGAATGATTTTCCGCTGGAGGCGCTGCGTAACCAGATAACCCGGCATCTGCGCCCACCGGTCACGCGGGGCGGTTTGCAGATGGTGTTCAGCCACGCAACCGATCAGACCGGCTGTCGCGGAGCCTGCCTCGCGGCGGCACGCCTGTTCGGGAGGTAAGTATGAAAGGTAAAGTCTGCGTCTTTGGCTCGTTCAATCTCGACATCGTCGCCAAAATGTCGCGTTTTCCGCAGCCCGGTGAATCGCTGGTGGCGCACAGCAGCATGATGGGGCCGGGCGGTAAAGGTTCCAATCAGGCCACCGCCGCGCTGCGCGCCGGGGCGCGGGTGCATTACATCGGCAAAGTGGGCAATGATGATTTCGGCCTGTTTGCCCGCCGCCATCTGGAGAAGACCGGTTTCGACGCCATCACGCTGTTTACCTGCAAGGAAAAACCGACGGGCAACGCGATGATTTACGTCGCCGGTGATGATGCTGAAAACATGATTTCCGTTTACCCCGGCGCCAACCTGACGGTGAGCGCCGCCGAGGTCAATCGCTGTCAGCCAACGGTGGCGGCGGCAGATATTCTGCTGGTACAGCTGGAAAACAACTTCAGCGCCATTCAGCGTATGGTGGATAACGCCCGTGCCGCCGGAACTTACGTGATTGTTAACCCGGCACCCTGGCAGAAGGTGAGCGATGCGTTTCTGCGCAAGGTTGATCTGTTAACCCCCAATAGCACCGAGGCCGGGCAACTGACCGGCACGCGGGTCACCGATCTGGCGTCGGCGCAGGTGGCGGCAAACATGCTGCACAGCAAAGGGGTGCGGCAGTTGATCATTACCCTTGGCATGCAGGGCGCGCTGCTCTCCACCGGCGAGCGTATGCTGCTGGTGCCGGTTTATCCGGCACAACCGATTGATAGTACCGGTGCGGGGGATTCTTTCAACGGCGCGTTGGCGGCGCGACTGGCCGCTGGTGAGCCACTGGAGCAGGCGGCGTTATTCGCCTCGGCCTATGCCTCGGTTTGTGTTGAACGCGCCGGAGCCGCGAACTCCATGCCGCGCTACGATGATGCGGTGCATCGGATGCAACAATATCCGCAACTGGCGATCAGCGAAATCACCCAGTCGGCTACTGCTATTCCGTCGCTACCGTCTTGAGCGTCAATCCCTGGTGCGAATAAATTCGCACCCTACGCCGCCAGGGGCGGCATTGATGCCGACCAGGTCAATAACCGCATGGAGCCGTAGCGGCGCGATTTATCGCGCAAGGTGCTTATTTAACAGGGCAATCGCTCCACCGATCATAATATGCTGGGAGATCAAAAGGCCGCTGAATATAAGATTCACCTCTCCTTTATGAGATATTCCATTCTGATCAAAGAAATCACTGTTTAAACTATTATTTCGTCCGGAAATGAATTATTAAATAGCTGTCAGTTACCTTACGCTGATAACAAGTATGTTTTATAACCATTTAATTCTCACAGGGAAGAGTAATACTGTATGCCGATAATATCTCCAACTTCTGCCGTTAACTCTTTAGCTACAAACAGCACAAATGAATTACAATCTCCAGAACCGAAGCACTACCCTAAGAATGAAGGGAGATTGTCAGAAAGCCGTCTGCCCACCCCGAACAAAACAACAGATGAAATTGATAGTTTATTATTGGGGGAGGATAAAGGCGCTAAACCTCTTCATTGCGTTACCTTGATAGGTTATTCCGGGATGAGTTATGAAGACTTTGATGGAGAAATGGGAAGAATAAAATCACAGCTGGAAGAATGCGTACGCGATAATCCGGATAAACAAGTCGTTGTGGTATGCGGAGGAACCAGCGTTGGCATAGGCGGTGTTTATGATGTTGTGGCTAATGATGCTTATCTTAAGGCCAACATCAAATGCATTGGTATTGTTTCTGAATTAGCCTCCGAAGGTGATTTGGTACAAAATAAGGATGATTTTAAGGTGGGTATCGTGCGTGTTCCTGATCCTAACCAATCATGGAAGACCAAATTTACTGATGGTGATCAGGATTATCAGGCCATGCTTTATCCGGCACACAAATTTGGAGGCGAAATATTGGCGTTTGGCGCAGGCGGGATCGGTTATGATGAAATCAAAGCAGCAAAAGACATAGGTATTAAGATCACGGTATTTCCGTCTAAACCGCATAATGACCTGCTACAGGCAAAGCTTAATAAGAACAATGAGTTTCGTGATGTCTGTCCCCTGCTATATCATGAGTTTGGCATTAAGGGTTAAACATTAAATTATCTACCGGAGGGGGTTGATAAGTATCATCGTCAGCTGTAATTCCTGCTGTGCGAAATTGCCTGCCAATTTTAAAAGTTTTATTGAAAAAAACAAACTTCGAACTCCGGTCCTATTTGCCCATAATCTGATCCGTTATGGGCATTTTTTATCACGCTCAGGACATTTCCGGGATTTTGCTGTTATTCATCCTCAATCCTGACTTTATCACCCGCCGCATCTTCGATCGCTTTGCGCAGTTTTTCCGCTGTCACCTCATCGAGGTGAGCAATCACGCCAGGCTCAGTCGCCATCTGGGCATCCTGTAAAGCCCAGCCTTCAGCAGACATCACCGCAAATATCGCTTTGGCGATGCCCGGTGGGTTAGGGCGGGCATTAAACACAACTTTTTTCATTGTTTGCACCTTTGTGTAAAAACATTTGATTAGCCTGAACTCATTAAAAGCCCGGCGGCACTGACCGATGCGCTGAGCCATCAGTCGCAGGTGTTTTCAACCAAAATGAATCCGCCCTAAATTTACCGAAAGGAGGTGTTGATAGAATGTGAACAGAACAATGTCGCAGCGAAAACTAGCCAAATACCCAGGCAACCCGTGCCAGTTAAACCCTGAGTCTCGCGGAGCAGGCGTTTATTTCCTCGCGCTGCGTTTGCCACCCTCAGGGTTGCTGGCTAACTTGATTAAAAGACCCTGGAAAATGACCAACCGTATTCCCTGTGCATCACTTTGGTGCTCAGGCCCGGCGACCATCAGCTTCTGATCCTGATGTGCATGCCAACACGAGGCAATACAACATGAAAGATAACTCCTCTGCTCCTGCCATCGACCCTGCATTTCAACATGATGTGGTACGTAATCTGATTTGCCGCCAGGCACGCTACCCGGATATTGCCACGCCGCAGGACTGGTATATGGCGCTCTCGTTTACTGTCAGAGACCGCATGCTGGAAAGCTGGGTAGCATCGACTAAAAACTATGCCGAACATAACGTTAAGGTCGCCTGTTACTTGTCAGCGGAGTTCCTTATTGGCCCACAGCTGGGTTGTAATCTGCTGAGCCTGGATCTTGAGGATGATTCCAGGCAGGCCCTGCACGCGCTGGGACAGGATCTTGATGAATTGCTGGCGCTGGAGGAGGAACCGGGGCTGGGCAACGGGGGTTTGGGCAGGCTGGCGGCATGCTATCTGGATTCACTGGCGACGCTGGAAGTACCGGCCATCGGCTATGGCATTCGCTACGAGTTCGGCATCTTCGATCAGGATATCGTGGATGGCTGGCAGGTGGAGCGTACCGATAAATGGCTGAAAATGGGCACGCCGTGGGAAATTGTCCGGCCTGACATCAGCTTTTATGTCAATTTTGGCGGCTACACCCGGATGCAGACCGATGAACAAAACCGGTTGCAGGTGCAATGGATCCCGGCACGCCAGGTAAAAGGGGTGGCCTATGATGTGCCGATCCAGGGTTATCGTGTCAACACCTGCAATCTGCTGCGGCTGTGGAAAAGCGAGGCGGTGGAATCCTTTGACTTCGAGGATTTTAACGCCGGTGATTATTACCAGGCAGTGGAAGAAAAAGTGGTCTCAGAGACGCTGTCTAAAGTGCTCTATCCCAATGACGAACCCGATGCCGGTAAGCGCCTGCGCCTGGCTCAGCAATACTTTTTTGTTTCATGTTCGCTTCAGGACATGCTGCGCCTGCTGGATATTGGTCACCGGCCTGTCGAACATTTTGCAGAACGCTTTGCCGCACAGCTGAACGATACCCATCCCTCGATTGCCGTGGCGGAACTGATGCGTCTGCTGATCGATGAACGTCAGTTGTCATGGGATGAAGCCTGGTCAATTACCCAGCACACCTTCGCCTATACCAACCACACTTTGTTGCCCGAGGCGCTGGAAACCTGGGGTCTGCCGCTGATGCAAAGTCTGCTGCCTCGGTTGCTCGACATTATTTACGAAATCAACAGACGCTTCCTGGAAGAAGTGCGCCAGGCGTTTCCTGATGATGCGGCGCGGGTGGCGCGTATGTCATTAATTGACGAACATGGCGAGAAGAAGGTGCGCATGGCTAATCTGGCGACGGTAGGCAGCCATGCCGTCAATGGCGTGGCGGCGTTGCATTCCGAGTTACTCAGGCAAACGGTCCTGCATGACTTCGCCGGGCTGTATCCGCAGCGTTTTCTGAATGTCACCAATGGCGTGACCCCGCGTCGTTTTCTGATGCTGAGCAATCCGCGGCTGGCTAATCTGCTGGATGAAACCATAGGCACGGGCTGGAGAAACGATCTGACTCAGCTCAGTGCCTTGGCCACACTTGCCGATGACGATGCTCTGCAACAAGCGTGGCGCGCCATCCGTCATCACAACAAAGCGGCGCTGGCGGGACGCATCAGTAAAGTGGTCGGCATCGACGTTGCGCCCGATATGCTGTTTGATGTGCAGGTGAAACGCATCCACGAGTACAAACGCCAGCACCTGAATGCCCTCTATATAATCAGCCTGTATCAGCGCTTAAGCCGTCATCCTGAACTGAAAACCGCACCGCGTTGTTTTATTTTTGGCGGTAAGGCGGCACCGGGCTATGGCATGGCGAAACTGATCATTCGGCTGATTACGGGCATCGCCGAAGTGGTCAACAATGATCCGGCGATGAATGAGCGTCTGAAGGTGGTGTTTTTTCCCGATTTCAACGTGAAGAACGGCCATCTTATTTATCCGGCGGCGGATCTGTCAGAGCAGATTTCGACGGCAGGCAAAGAAGCCTCGGGCACTGGCAACATGAAGTTTATGATGAATGGTGCCATCACC
The window above is part of the Pantoea cypripedii genome. Proteins encoded here:
- a CDS encoding glycogen/starch/alpha-glucan phosphorylase; protein product: MKDNSSAPAIDPAFQHDVVRNLICRQARYPDIATPQDWYMALSFTVRDRMLESWVASTKNYAEHNVKVACYLSAEFLIGPQLGCNLLSLDLEDDSRQALHALGQDLDELLALEEEPGLGNGGLGRLAACYLDSLATLEVPAIGYGIRYEFGIFDQDIVDGWQVERTDKWLKMGTPWEIVRPDISFYVNFGGYTRMQTDEQNRLQVQWIPARQVKGVAYDVPIQGYRVNTCNLLRLWKSEAVESFDFEDFNAGDYYQAVEEKVVSETLSKVLYPNDEPDAGKRLRLAQQYFFVSCSLQDMLRLLDIGHRPVEHFAERFAAQLNDTHPSIAVAELMRLLIDERQLSWDEAWSITQHTFAYTNHTLLPEALETWGLPLMQSLLPRLLDIIYEINRRFLEEVRQAFPDDAARVARMSLIDEHGEKKVRMANLATVGSHAVNGVAALHSELLRQTVLHDFAGLYPQRFLNVTNGVTPRRFLMLSNPRLANLLDETIGTGWRNDLTQLSALATLADDDALQQAWRAIRHHNKAALAGRISKVVGIDVAPDMLFDVQVKRIHEYKRQHLNALYIISLYQRLSRHPELKTAPRCFIFGGKAAPGYGMAKLIIRLITGIAEVVNNDPAMNERLKVVFFPDFNVKNGHLIYPAADLSEQISTAGKEASGTGNMKFMMNGAITIGTLDGANVEIRQQVGEENFFLFGMTAQQTETLNRAEYRPADYVQANEDLRDAFEQIAQGRFSRGDTALFRPLLDSLLHYDPFLVLADYADYAASQARVSETWHDQRLWTRMSILNCAHSGIFSSDRAISEYCQHIWQIPRRKG
- the alsK gene encoding allose kinase yields the protein MNRTWLGIDIGGTSTRLLTLEGKDQWSGFHKLPTASWAQSADALAALAGLINSIVRQRPVDGVMLGLPGILSRDRQHVVSLPFIQALDDTPVAAHLSEITGVPVAMDKDVNHLMLWDLMQLETLPDNAVGLYLGTGMGNSLWLNGQFYHGEQGGAGEIGHIPWADSDLPCPCGNHGCAETLTSGHWLSQWARQHYPQTAMAQLFTQHAEHPDLQQFVSRLAKIIASEMNILDPQYLILGGGVLGMNDFPLEALRNQITRHLRPPVTRGGLQMVFSHATDQTGCRGACLAAARLFGR
- a CDS encoding ribokinase, which encodes MKGKVCVFGSFNLDIVAKMSRFPQPGESLVAHSSMMGPGGKGSNQATAALRAGARVHYIGKVGNDDFGLFARRHLEKTGFDAITLFTCKEKPTGNAMIYVAGDDAENMISVYPGANLTVSAAEVNRCQPTVAAADILLVQLENNFSAIQRMVDNARAAGTYVIVNPAPWQKVSDAFLRKVDLLTPNSTEAGQLTGTRVTDLASAQVAANMLHSKGVRQLIITLGMQGALLSTGERMLLVPVYPAQPIDSTGAGDSFNGALAARLAAGEPLEQAALFASAYASVCVERAGAANSMPRYDDAVHRMQQYPQLAISEITQSATAIPSLPS